The Pseudomonadota bacterium nucleotide sequence TCATCGCGGCGCAGAAATCGAAACGACACGGGGTCGCATGAAACAGAGCTTATCAACCGTGCCGCCGGCCTCCCGAGAAGGTCCAATCCTGCGCGATCATGTCTATGACCGGATCCGCACCGCGCTCATGCTCGGACATTTCATGGCGGGGCAGAAACTGGTCATTCGCCAACTCGCATCGGAGTACGAAACGAGTCTGACGCCTGTGCGCGAGAGCCTGCGCCGGCTTGTCGCCGAAGGCGTGCTGGAGGGTGAACCCAACCGCTCGGTCCGCGTACCGCCGATGACCGGCGCCAAGATCCGAGAGCTGCGCGACATCCGCATCGCCGTCGAAGGTCTCGCCGTGGCGCGCGCGGCGGAACGGATCACCCCGGAAGAGGTTGCCGAACTTCGGCGACGGGCCGACGCGGTGGTAGTAGCCAGAGACCAGGGAGACCTTGAGGCTGATGTGACCAAGCTCGGTGAGTTCCAGCTTGGCGTTTATCGGGCGTCGGCAATGCCGCATCTGATCAGGATCATCGAAAGCCTATGGCTCCAAACCGGGCCCTATCTCAAACTGCTTTATCCCAAGTACATCGATACGGTGATGGAACGCCGCGGCGATTGGCGGGGCCGGATACTGGACGCGCTCGAAGCCCATGACGCGGCAACGGCGCGTCATGAAATCGAGATCGATCTCGACGACGCCCTCGGTTACCTGATCACGCTCGTCGACGCAGCAGAGGCCATTCGATCGTAGGACGAGGCTTTGTGTTCGACGGTGTCGGGTGGCCGCAGGAGAAAAGTGCCGGATGATCCGCAGCGACATCAAGGTTGCATGCGAGCATGTCAGCATACTCGGTGAGTGTCCGGTCTGGGATGTCGAGGCCGGCGAGCTCTATTGGATCGATTCGCTTTCCGGAACCCTGTTTCGCCAGCAAGCCGATGGAACGCTGACACACTGGACGGCCGACCAGGAGATCGGATCGTTTGCGCTTCGCCGTTCGTCGGGCGCGGTGTGTGCCCTGAGGGATGGCATCTACACGCTCTCGTTTCAATCCGGCGCCTTTGAACGGCTGGCCCAGACACCCAACGATCCAACATGCACGCGCTTGAACGACGGCAAGTGTGACCGGCAGGGCCGTTTCTGGGTCGGCAGCCTGACCGAACGCGGAGGACATGCCGACGGTGTTCTCTACCGCATCGGGCCTGACGGATCCGTTACAACGGTGCTGCGCGACATCGTCGTGTCGAACGGCCTGGCCTTTCCCGTCAACGGGGACTTCTTCTATCACTCCGACAGCCGGATCGGACGGATTTACCGCGTCGAGGCAGGCGCCGACGCCGACGGTCCATACAAAAGATCGCTGTTCTTTCAGACGCCGGTCGATGTCGAACGCCCGGATGGCGCCGCGCTGGACGAACATGGTTGCTATTGGTCGGCCCTTTATGGCGGCGCGGCCATCGCGCGGCTCTCACCGAAAGGCGAGGAGGTGTTTCGCATCGACCTGCCGACCGCCTATCCGACAATGGTCGCTTTTGGCGGTGAGGGGCTTCGCACCTTGTTTATCACCACGGCTCGCGATGCGGGCATGTCAGCCTCGACCGAGAATGACCCTTATGCGGGCAAGCTTCTGTCTCTCGACGTTGACGTCGCGGGTCTGCCGGAACCGCGGTTCGCTGGGGCCTGAAGACGATTGTGTTCCCGCTTCACCTTGCGGTCAGTAACGCACCACCAGCACGTTGGTTTCGGCGTGCCGGACCACGCGGGCGGCGTTGGGGCCGACCAA carries:
- a CDS encoding GntR family transcriptional regulator translates to MKQSLSTVPPASREGPILRDHVYDRIRTALMLGHFMAGQKLVIRQLASEYETSLTPVRESLRRLVAEGVLEGEPNRSVRVPPMTGAKIRELRDIRIAVEGLAVARAAERITPEEVAELRRRADAVVVARDQGDLEADVTKLGEFQLGVYRASAMPHLIRIIESLWLQTGPYLKLLYPKYIDTVMERRGDWRGRILDALEAHDAATARHEIEIDLDDALGYLITLVDAAEAIRS
- a CDS encoding SMP-30/gluconolactonase/LRE family protein, whose amino-acid sequence is MIRSDIKVACEHVSILGECPVWDVEAGELYWIDSLSGTLFRQQADGTLTHWTADQEIGSFALRRSSGAVCALRDGIYTLSFQSGAFERLAQTPNDPTCTRLNDGKCDRQGRFWVGSLTERGGHADGVLYRIGPDGSVTTVLRDIVVSNGLAFPVNGDFFYHSDSRIGRIYRVEAGADADGPYKRSLFFQTPVDVERPDGAALDEHGCYWSALYGGAAIARLSPKGEEVFRIDLPTAYPTMVAFGGEGLRTLFITTARDAGMSASTENDPYAGKLLSLDVDVAGLPEPRFAGA